A single region of the Tachyglossus aculeatus isolate mTacAcu1 chromosome X1, mTacAcu1.pri, whole genome shotgun sequence genome encodes:
- the HMMR gene encoding hyaluronan mediated motility receptor isoform X2 has protein sequence MSFPKAPLKRFNEPPGCAPPPGSYDVKSSEVSKGPVSFEKSQRFRKQKATFVGSQQSLNSDKDTASPPTARKHRFLDSQKKTQKDIKDLKRLKMLEKEIRDLVKERGMQDKRHQDLEAEFEKTEAKLNAAVREKTSLSANIASLEKQLMELTKANEFLKLKFSDDGTQRKMSSLSMEVMKLRSKMEAKNKSAAAKQEDMEMKLQLAQRNLQQTQGIVAQIEEKLLSTEKEIVEEKSDTVKLLDYIEQISLGEREKYKEDIFYFEEIFKEKNHELSILKNSLEEKDCALSRKMKELTSACQLLEQENGRLIAEHKEREHNLTASLQSLKEKLQLEQEHKKLQQEQEHGLSAEVHSLREKLLLEQQENKKLQQEQDHRFSTKIQSLKEKLQLQQQEHEKLQQEQEDCFSAEIQSLKEKLKLEQREHEKHQQEQESSLGAKIQSLKEKLKLQEEEHGKLQQEQQHSFRAEIRSLKEKLKLAQQEHEKHQQEQESSLLAEIQSLKDTLKLQEEHEKLQQEQKHSLCAEIHSLKEKLKLEREEHEKNQQEQESSLGVEIQSLKDKLKLQEEQHEKLQQEQKHSLCAEIHSLKEKLKLEREEHEKKQEQESSLGVEIQSLKDKLKLQEEEHEKLLQKQKHSLRAEIHSLKEKLKLEREEHEKKQEQESSLGVEIQSLKDKLKLQEEQHEKRQQEQKHSLSEEIHSLKEKLKLEREEHVKNQQEQERSLGVEIQSLKDKLKLQEEEHEKLLQKQKHSLRAEIHSLQEKFKLAQQEHEKHQQDQESSLGAEIQSLKNTLKLHEKVQQEQEHGLRAEIQNLKEKLKLEQEEREKLQQEQESNLGAEIQSLKEKLKLQEQKHEKLQQEQTETGLLLQREKDLCCGLQKNLLKLQEEMINERSLLEEELKQALDELDKLQQKEEQAENLIKHLEQEMKLKIKELEHLEEKLKRKMEKENTFEGLTEEIKTWRFLYEELHNKTKPFQQQLDAYEKEKNALLNEHGAAQEELTKLSDSYAKLLGHQNQKQKIKHVMKLKEENSQLKSEVSKLRAQLVKEKEAEKKLQEQLNEAKGIRRFDPAKAFQHDSKENVVPKMPLKESKINYC, from the exons ATGTCCTTCCCCAAGGCCCCGCTGAAGCGCTTCAACGAGCCTCCCG GCTGTGCCCCACCTCCGGGATCCTACGATGTTAAATCTTCAGAAGTCTCGAAAGGACCTGTATCCTTTGAGAAATCACAACGATTTAGAAAGCAAAAAG CAACTTTCGTGGGAAGCCAACAAAGTCTTAACAGTGATAAAGACACCGCTTCACCCCCGACTGCAAGAAAACATAGGTTTTTAGACTCACAG AAAAAAACTCAGAAGGACATTAAAGATCTCAAAAGGCTGAAGATGCTTGAAAAAGAG ATTCGTGATCTGGTAAAAGAACGTGGCATGCAGGACAAGCGTCACCAGGATCTAGAAGCTGAGTTTGAGAAGACGGAAGCCAAGCTAAATGCAGCCGTCAGGGAGAAAACATCTCTCTCTGCAAATATTGCTTCACTAGAAAAACAGCTCATGGAACTAACTAAAGCGAACGAGTTTCTGAAACTAAAG TTCTCAGACGATGGGACCCAGAGGAAAATGAGCAGTCTAAGTATGGAAGTAATGAAACTGAGGAGCAAGATGGAAGCCAAGAACAAG AGTGCTGCTGCCAAGCAAGAGGACATGGAAATGAAGCTGCAGTTGGCTCAGAGGAATCTCCAGCAAACACAAGGAATAGTGGCACAAATTGAGGAAAAACT TTTAAGTACCGAGAAAGAAATAGTAGAAGAAAAATCCGATACAGTGAAACTTTTGGACTATATTGAACAAATCAG TTTAGGTGAAAGGGAGAAATATAAGGAAGATATTTTCTATTTTGAGGAGATTTTCAAGGAAAAGAATCATGAACTTTCAATCCTGAAAAATTCTCTTGAAGAAAAGGATTGCGCGTTATCCAGGAAAATGAAAGAACTGACTTCTGCGTGTCAGCTGCTTGAACAGGAAAATG GACGACTTATTGCTGAACACAAAGAACGAGAACATAACCTAACTGCGTCGCTCCAGAGCCTGAAAGAGAAATTACAACTCGAACAAGAACACAAAAAACTGCAGCAGGAACAGGAGCACGGTTTAAGTGCCGAGGTACACAGCTTGAGAGAGAAATTACTGCTAGAACaacaagaaaacaaaaaactGCAGCAGGAACAAGATCACAGATTTAGCACCAAGATACAAAGCTTGAAAGAGAAATTACAACTACAACAGCAAGAGCACGAAAAACTGCAGCAGGAACAGGAGGACTGTTTCAGTGCCGAGATACAGAGCTTGAAAGAGAAATTAAAACTAGAACAACGAGAACATGAGAAGCATCAGCAGGAGCAGGAAAGCAGTCTAGGTGCCAAGATACAGAGCTTGAAAGAGAAATTAAAACTGCAAGAAGAAGAACATGGAAAACTGCAGCAGGAACAGCAGCACAGTTTTCGTGCCGAGATACGGAGCTTGAAGGAGAAATTAAAACTAGCACAGCAAGAGCATGAGAAACATCAGCAGGAGCAGGAAAGCAGTCTACTTGCTGAGATACAGAGCTTGAAAGATACATTAAAGCTACAAGAAGAACATGAAAAACTGCAGCAGGAACAGAAGCACAGTTTATGTGCGGAAATACACAGCTTGAAGGAGAAATTAAAACTGGAACGAGAAGAGCATGAGAAAAATCAGCAGGAGCAGGAAAGCAGTTTAGGCGTTGAGATACAGAGCTTGAAAGATAAATTAAAACTGCAAGAAGAACAACATGAAAAACTGCAGCAGGAACAGAAGCACAGTTTATGTGCGGAAATACACAGCTTGAAGGAGAAATTAAAACTGGAACGAGAAGAGCATGAGAAAAAGCAGGAGCAGGAGAGCAGTTTAGGCGTTGAGATACAGAGCTTGAAAGATAAATTAAAACTGCAAGAAGAAGAACATGAAAAACTGCTGCAGAAACAGAAGCACAGTCTACGTGCAGAAATACACAGCTTGAAGGAGAAATTAAAACTGGAACGAGAAGAGCATGAGAAAAAGCAGGAGCAGGAAAGCAGTTTAGGCGTTGAGATACAGAGCTTGAAAGATAAATTAAAACTGCAAGAAGAACAACATGAAAAACGGCAGCAGGAACAGAAGCACAGTCTAAGTGAGGAAATACACAGCTTGAAGGAGAAATTAAAACTAGAACGAGAAGAGCATGTGAAAAATCAGCAGGAGCAGGAAAGAAGTTTAGGCGTTGAGATACAGAGCTTGAAAGATAAATTAAAACTGCAAGAAGAAGAACATGAAAAACTGCTGCAGAAACAGAAGCACAGTCTACGTGCAGAAATACACAGCTTGCAGGAGAAATTCAAACTAGCACAGCAAGAGCATGAGAAACATCAGCAAGACCAGGAAAGCAGCCTAGGTGCTGAGATACAGAGCTTGAAAAATACATTAAAACTACATGAAAAAGTGCAGCAGGAACAGGAGCACGGTCTGCGTGCAGAAATACAGAACTTGAAGGAGAAATTAAAACTAGAACAAGAAGAGCGTGAGAAACTGCAGCAGGAGCAGGAAAGCAACCTAGGTGCTGAGATACAGAGCTTGAAAGAAAAATTAAAACTACAGGAACAAAAACATGAAAAACTACAGCAAGAACAAACAGAAACTGGCTTACTCCTGCAACGGGAGAAG GATTTGTGTTGTGGCTTGCAAAAAAATCTACTTAAACTTCAAGAGGAGATGATTAACGAGAGAAGCCTTTTGGAAGAAGAATTGAAACAAGCATTAGATGAGCTAGATAAATTACAACAGAAAGAAGAACAGGCTGAAAACCTAATAAAGCACTTGGAACAGGAAATGAAGCTGAAAATCAAAGAGCTAGAACACTTAGAAGAAAAGCTAAAAAG gaaaatggagaaagagaaTACTTTTGAAGGGCTAACAGAAGAAATAAAAACATGGCGTTTCCTTTATGAAGAACTACACAATAAAACCAAGCCCTTTCAG CAACAACTAGATGCGtatgaaaaagaaaagaatgcTTTACTGAATGAACATGGTGCAGCCCAGGAAGAGCTAACTAAATTAAGCGACTCATATGCCAAATTATTGGGTCATCAGAATCAAAAGCAGAAAATCAAACACGTCATGAAATTGAAAGAAGAAAATAGCCAGCTTAAGTCG
- the HMMR gene encoding hyaluronan mediated motility receptor isoform X1 encodes MSFPKAPLKRFNEPPGCAPPPGSYDVKSSEVSKGPVSFEKSQRFRKQKATFVGSQQSLNSDKDTASPPTARKHRFLDSQKKTQKDIKDLKRLKMLEKEIRDLVKERGMQDKRHQDLEAEFEKTEAKLNAAVREKTSLSANIASLEKQLMELTKANEFLKLKFSDDGTQRKMSSLSMEVMKLRSKMEAKNKSAAAKQEDMEMKLQLAQRNLQQTQGIVAQIEEKLLSTEKEIVEEKSDTVKLLDYIEQISSLGEREKYKEDIFYFEEIFKEKNHELSILKNSLEEKDCALSRKMKELTSACQLLEQENGRLIAEHKEREHNLTASLQSLKEKLQLEQEHKKLQQEQEHGLSAEVHSLREKLLLEQQENKKLQQEQDHRFSTKIQSLKEKLQLQQQEHEKLQQEQEDCFSAEIQSLKEKLKLEQREHEKHQQEQESSLGAKIQSLKEKLKLQEEEHGKLQQEQQHSFRAEIRSLKEKLKLAQQEHEKHQQEQESSLLAEIQSLKDTLKLQEEHEKLQQEQKHSLCAEIHSLKEKLKLEREEHEKNQQEQESSLGVEIQSLKDKLKLQEEQHEKLQQEQKHSLCAEIHSLKEKLKLEREEHEKKQEQESSLGVEIQSLKDKLKLQEEEHEKLLQKQKHSLRAEIHSLKEKLKLEREEHEKKQEQESSLGVEIQSLKDKLKLQEEQHEKRQQEQKHSLSEEIHSLKEKLKLEREEHVKNQQEQERSLGVEIQSLKDKLKLQEEEHEKLLQKQKHSLRAEIHSLQEKFKLAQQEHEKHQQDQESSLGAEIQSLKNTLKLHEKVQQEQEHGLRAEIQNLKEKLKLEQEEREKLQQEQESNLGAEIQSLKEKLKLQEQKHEKLQQEQTETGLLLQREKDLCCGLQKNLLKLQEEMINERSLLEEELKQALDELDKLQQKEEQAENLIKHLEQEMKLKIKELEHLEEKLKRKMEKENTFEGLTEEIKTWRFLYEELHNKTKPFQQQLDAYEKEKNALLNEHGAAQEELTKLSDSYAKLLGHQNQKQKIKHVMKLKEENSQLKSEVSKLRAQLVKEKEAEKKLQEQLNEAKGIRRFDPAKAFQHDSKENVVPKMPLKESKINYC; translated from the exons ATGTCCTTCCCCAAGGCCCCGCTGAAGCGCTTCAACGAGCCTCCCG GCTGTGCCCCACCTCCGGGATCCTACGATGTTAAATCTTCAGAAGTCTCGAAAGGACCTGTATCCTTTGAGAAATCACAACGATTTAGAAAGCAAAAAG CAACTTTCGTGGGAAGCCAACAAAGTCTTAACAGTGATAAAGACACCGCTTCACCCCCGACTGCAAGAAAACATAGGTTTTTAGACTCACAG AAAAAAACTCAGAAGGACATTAAAGATCTCAAAAGGCTGAAGATGCTTGAAAAAGAG ATTCGTGATCTGGTAAAAGAACGTGGCATGCAGGACAAGCGTCACCAGGATCTAGAAGCTGAGTTTGAGAAGACGGAAGCCAAGCTAAATGCAGCCGTCAGGGAGAAAACATCTCTCTCTGCAAATATTGCTTCACTAGAAAAACAGCTCATGGAACTAACTAAAGCGAACGAGTTTCTGAAACTAAAG TTCTCAGACGATGGGACCCAGAGGAAAATGAGCAGTCTAAGTATGGAAGTAATGAAACTGAGGAGCAAGATGGAAGCCAAGAACAAG AGTGCTGCTGCCAAGCAAGAGGACATGGAAATGAAGCTGCAGTTGGCTCAGAGGAATCTCCAGCAAACACAAGGAATAGTGGCACAAATTGAGGAAAAACT TTTAAGTACCGAGAAAGAAATAGTAGAAGAAAAATCCGATACAGTGAAACTTTTGGACTATATTGAACAAATCAG CAGTTTAGGTGAAAGGGAGAAATATAAGGAAGATATTTTCTATTTTGAGGAGATTTTCAAGGAAAAGAATCATGAACTTTCAATCCTGAAAAATTCTCTTGAAGAAAAGGATTGCGCGTTATCCAGGAAAATGAAAGAACTGACTTCTGCGTGTCAGCTGCTTGAACAGGAAAATG GACGACTTATTGCTGAACACAAAGAACGAGAACATAACCTAACTGCGTCGCTCCAGAGCCTGAAAGAGAAATTACAACTCGAACAAGAACACAAAAAACTGCAGCAGGAACAGGAGCACGGTTTAAGTGCCGAGGTACACAGCTTGAGAGAGAAATTACTGCTAGAACaacaagaaaacaaaaaactGCAGCAGGAACAAGATCACAGATTTAGCACCAAGATACAAAGCTTGAAAGAGAAATTACAACTACAACAGCAAGAGCACGAAAAACTGCAGCAGGAACAGGAGGACTGTTTCAGTGCCGAGATACAGAGCTTGAAAGAGAAATTAAAACTAGAACAACGAGAACATGAGAAGCATCAGCAGGAGCAGGAAAGCAGTCTAGGTGCCAAGATACAGAGCTTGAAAGAGAAATTAAAACTGCAAGAAGAAGAACATGGAAAACTGCAGCAGGAACAGCAGCACAGTTTTCGTGCCGAGATACGGAGCTTGAAGGAGAAATTAAAACTAGCACAGCAAGAGCATGAGAAACATCAGCAGGAGCAGGAAAGCAGTCTACTTGCTGAGATACAGAGCTTGAAAGATACATTAAAGCTACAAGAAGAACATGAAAAACTGCAGCAGGAACAGAAGCACAGTTTATGTGCGGAAATACACAGCTTGAAGGAGAAATTAAAACTGGAACGAGAAGAGCATGAGAAAAATCAGCAGGAGCAGGAAAGCAGTTTAGGCGTTGAGATACAGAGCTTGAAAGATAAATTAAAACTGCAAGAAGAACAACATGAAAAACTGCAGCAGGAACAGAAGCACAGTTTATGTGCGGAAATACACAGCTTGAAGGAGAAATTAAAACTGGAACGAGAAGAGCATGAGAAAAAGCAGGAGCAGGAGAGCAGTTTAGGCGTTGAGATACAGAGCTTGAAAGATAAATTAAAACTGCAAGAAGAAGAACATGAAAAACTGCTGCAGAAACAGAAGCACAGTCTACGTGCAGAAATACACAGCTTGAAGGAGAAATTAAAACTGGAACGAGAAGAGCATGAGAAAAAGCAGGAGCAGGAAAGCAGTTTAGGCGTTGAGATACAGAGCTTGAAAGATAAATTAAAACTGCAAGAAGAACAACATGAAAAACGGCAGCAGGAACAGAAGCACAGTCTAAGTGAGGAAATACACAGCTTGAAGGAGAAATTAAAACTAGAACGAGAAGAGCATGTGAAAAATCAGCAGGAGCAGGAAAGAAGTTTAGGCGTTGAGATACAGAGCTTGAAAGATAAATTAAAACTGCAAGAAGAAGAACATGAAAAACTGCTGCAGAAACAGAAGCACAGTCTACGTGCAGAAATACACAGCTTGCAGGAGAAATTCAAACTAGCACAGCAAGAGCATGAGAAACATCAGCAAGACCAGGAAAGCAGCCTAGGTGCTGAGATACAGAGCTTGAAAAATACATTAAAACTACATGAAAAAGTGCAGCAGGAACAGGAGCACGGTCTGCGTGCAGAAATACAGAACTTGAAGGAGAAATTAAAACTAGAACAAGAAGAGCGTGAGAAACTGCAGCAGGAGCAGGAAAGCAACCTAGGTGCTGAGATACAGAGCTTGAAAGAAAAATTAAAACTACAGGAACAAAAACATGAAAAACTACAGCAAGAACAAACAGAAACTGGCTTACTCCTGCAACGGGAGAAG GATTTGTGTTGTGGCTTGCAAAAAAATCTACTTAAACTTCAAGAGGAGATGATTAACGAGAGAAGCCTTTTGGAAGAAGAATTGAAACAAGCATTAGATGAGCTAGATAAATTACAACAGAAAGAAGAACAGGCTGAAAACCTAATAAAGCACTTGGAACAGGAAATGAAGCTGAAAATCAAAGAGCTAGAACACTTAGAAGAAAAGCTAAAAAG gaaaatggagaaagagaaTACTTTTGAAGGGCTAACAGAAGAAATAAAAACATGGCGTTTCCTTTATGAAGAACTACACAATAAAACCAAGCCCTTTCAG CAACAACTAGATGCGtatgaaaaagaaaagaatgcTTTACTGAATGAACATGGTGCAGCCCAGGAAGAGCTAACTAAATTAAGCGACTCATATGCCAAATTATTGGGTCATCAGAATCAAAAGCAGAAAATCAAACACGTCATGAAATTGAAAGAAGAAAATAGCCAGCTTAAGTCG